GTTGGAAAAAACCTTGAAGGAAGCACACCACCATCAGTATTTATTGGAAGATGGTCATATCCCAAAGTCTATGCCGGACCTATGATGGTCGGCGAAACAGGTGACACATCAATTATGGACTCGCCGGAATCCTGGATTGGGCAGAACAAGCAACAGGAGGATATAATCAACTATAGGATGAGCCTTGTAAGGGGAAAGCAGCTGATTAAGATTGACGATTTGGAAAATCCTTTCGTTGAAAAGCTTCAAGACATTTCCCTTGCATCAACATCAATAGACAGCGAAGCCACCTTCGGAAGAAGGCCGACCGGATTAATGCTAACGGAAGACAGCACTCCCCACGGACCTAGCGCAGTCATCGAAAAATTTGATATAGATGCAGTAAAATGGGACAGACAGCTTGAAAAGACATTTTACGATACGGACTTGAAAGCTGTAGACGCAGTTGTAAACCTACACAATAAGGAAGTGCCCTTCTCGGCAATGCAGAAAGCCTTTTCTGTGGGAGCCATTGGAACCAAAAACAGAAGAAAGCTTGTTCCGACAAGATGGTCAATTACAGCATGCGATTCAACACTTGCAGATGAATTTTTAAAGGATGTAAGAAAATTTGAAATACTGGATACCTGCAGAGTCTTTGAATTTGGAGCTCTAAATACATATTATGTAATCATATTAACTCCAACTGAATGGCAATACGAATGGTATGAGGCATTCATTAAAATTATGGGAAATGAAAGGTTAATTTTTTCGGATTACGAAACGAACGGCGGCAAAAAGGAATATTCTATCGTTGGAGGGTGCTATTACACTGCAAAAATGGTTGTTCTTGATTACCTTTCAAAAATCAAAAAACAGTCCGGAGTAATTATATTAAGAGAAGCGTATGAAAATTACGTACCATTAGGCGTTTTTAACGTACGTGAAAACATTAAAGAAGCAATGAAAAAGCCATACCTCGAATTTGAAACATTGGAAGATTCACTAAAATATGCAGGGACAAAACTCAGAATCCCTGTTAAGGAATTTGTAAATCAGGGAACGCTTCTTAATGAAATGCTTCACACAAAACAGACCACCCTTGACATGTACTTTAAGAAATGATTAATATGTTATTTGAATTCAAAACGCCAAAAAATGAAACAAAACAAATAATGTCTGACGTTGCCTCAGGAAAACTGGAAAACACCACTTTCGAGAAGGACTGCGAAATAAGAGTCTGTGAACTGACCAGCGCCGAACATGGAAGAATAACCTCAAGCGGAAACAACAGTATTTTCGCGGCATTGAATTCTGTTAATGGAAGCGTCATAATACCAGATCAGGGAGCATGGCACGGATTCAAACAGATTGCCAAATTCCTGAAAAAGGAAATTATTTTACTTAAAACCGATTTGGGACTAATTAACCCTAATGAAATAGACGAATTGGACATTCCCGACGATTCTGCACTGATATATACCAGCTTTGCAGGCTATACCGCCGAACAGGACGTAAAGGCAATTTCAAAATACTGCAAAAGCAACGGGATTACGACGATAGAAGACGCATCAGCAGGAATAGGGGATGAAAAGAAAATATTGGGAAGCTGCAGAAACTCAGATATTGTCATTGCATCAACGGGACAGCCAAAGATAATCAATGTCGGAAGCGGTGGATTCATA
This genomic interval from Methanobrevibacter millerae contains the following:
- a CDS encoding DegT/DnrJ/EryC1/StrS family aminotransferase — protein: MLFEFKTPKNETKQIMSDVASGKLENTTFEKDCEIRVCELTSAEHGRITSSGNNSIFAALNSVNGSVIIPDQGAWHGFKQIAKFLKKEIILLKTDLGLINPNEIDELDIPDDSALIYTSFAGYTAEQDVKAISKYCKSNGITTIEDASAGIGDEKKILGSCRNSDIVIASTGQPKIINVGSGGFICSNDEKVFRESSLPLKLSKTNEIISSGIYEELKSVERNLQVTVNATNYLKKHIPNTIHSDKRGVNLIIRDDDSKEKTWKLKKVLPINRSGFITQCPNYNRVKAKAISIEIKNLNYNCLQKEYLDEIISAINNLQ
- a CDS encoding Nre family DNA repair protein, with protein sequence MITSKNAYLAKLTEQIQMKSVNVGKNLEGSTPPSVFIGRWSYPKVYAGPMMVGETGDTSIMDSPESWIGQNKQQEDIINYRMSLVRGKQLIKIDDLENPFVEKLQDISLASTSIDSEATFGRRPTGLMLTEDSTPHGPSAVIEKFDIDAVKWDRQLEKTFYDTDLKAVDAVVNLHNKEVPFSAMQKAFSVGAIGTKNRRKLVPTRWSITACDSTLADEFLKDVRKFEILDTCRVFEFGALNTYYVIILTPTEWQYEWYEAFIKIMGNERLIFSDYETNGGKKEYSIVGGCYYTAKMVVLDYLSKIKKQSGVIILREAYENYVPLGVFNVRENIKEAMKKPYLEFETLEDSLKYAGTKLRIPVKEFVNQGTLLNEMLHTKQTTLDMYFKK